In Candidatus Electrothrix scaldis, the genomic window CGAACTGCCTTGAGGAAGGAAGATTTTTTTTGTTGGGTTGGAGGGTGAAATTGTTCGAGGTCGGCACCTGGTGGGATAACCACCATTTTGTCAGGATGGTAGAAATCATAGAGCTCATATTGATCTTCTATCTCATTGCGGGTACTGGTCACGACAAGCTTTGCTGTTGCCAGGATTTCTTCCTCAGCCTCAATCCGTCGGGAGATGTTATAGCGGGACTCTATTTCTTCTTTTTGCATGCCTGCTGCAAGCAGGCGGAGTTTTTTATCTCTCCCCAAAGAGTGGCCAGTGTGAATGAGTGGTATACCAGTCAGGTGCGAGAGGCGGGTACCAACAGAACCGGCATCAGCATAGTGGGAATGGAGAATGTTCGGGAAATGATCTTGTTCTTGAAAAAAAGCCAGGAGGTTATCAGCAAAGATGTCTAGGTACTCCCAGAGTTTTTCTTTACGGGTGTATCCTTCAGTGCCGATATTAATGCGAATAATCCGTGCGCACTCGTTCAGTGATTCCACGGTTTGAGCATAGTCCTCACTCACGGCTTCGTCAACAATGCGCTGGGTGATAAGATCAACCCGGGCCACATCTTTATGCTGTCCCAGGGCATAGGCTAAGTCACGGACATAGCGGGTTTGACCGCCGGTGTCAGGATCTCGTCCTAATTCGAGATCATTTCCACGAATTAACCCATGAATACTTATGAGGGCAATGTAAAGTCCTTTTTCTTCTTTTTTTGACATGGTTATCTCCCCATACCTACTTTCGTAGCTATGCTTCACTCATTTTTTAAAGAAGCCGCTGCTATCGCCTGGTTTAACTGCCCATGCTTTTTCCGGTGTGGGTTGAGTTACCTCCGGCCAAATTCCTGGCTGTGGATCAGCTCCTTCTTGCGCCGCAGGAGGAGGTGATGAATCATTGATAACCGGCTTTCTGCGAATTTCTCTGCCCTTGATTTCGTAGCAGAATTCAATGGGAATTCCATTCGGATCAAAGGAATAGACAGAGTGAATAAAATCATGGTCGATCATATCGGAACAGGCAAAACCTGCGGCTTCCAGCTTATCTTTAAGAGCCCAAACTTCTTCTTGGGAGTCCAGCTCAAAGGCTATATGATCAAAAACACGGGGACCAGAAATAGGCTGTCCGTGCAACTTCTTGGCTATGGGTTCGGCTCCGTCCCACTCAAAAAAGGCCAAGCAACTCTGCTCATCAATTTCAAAGAAATATTGGCGAAAGTCACCTTCGCCAAAACCGTGGATTAATCGCATTCCCATAAGATCCCGCCAGAAACGGATGGTTGCCTCCATATCCGCAGTCACTAAGGCCAAGTGATTAATCCCTCTAAATTTCATTCTATGTCCTTTTGGTCAGTCTCCCCCTAAGGAAGCTCATCTTCCACGGGAGAACTCTTGTGTTCTCTCTGTAAGGCTAGTTGCCTTGTGTTCAATGAGGAAAAATATAGCATACCCCCGGCAGGGAAGCAACAGGGGAAGGACAGGGGAAGGGAGAATGAGGGAAGGGGCGGGTTTGGAGGAAAAATGTGAGAATGAAGAAAAGGATATGGAGCTACATCGCAGAATGCGATTGAGGTGAGAAGAAATGAAAGAAAGATAAAAAGGTGTAACCTCAGAATTCTCAGGAGAGTAACAAGGAATTGATATTGCCCCTTTGCAGAAGCCCACCCTCTAGTTTAGAGTAGGCAGGCGCTCTGCAATTATGTTGCTACGTTTGTATCAGGCAAAACAAAGACCACAATCAGGGCAGGATGCTTCTGTGGTGGAGAAAGTAAAGCCACAAGCTGGGCAGGTGGCCTGATCGACTTCAGTATCAATGACGGCTCCGGCAGTCGACAGATCATGGTCAGCCAACCCGGTGGAACGGATATGATCGCGTTCGAGAATTGCTACAACATCTTGGAGATCATCTTTTCGGATTTGGACAAATAAATTGGTAGCACAACTGCCTTGACCACAGTTACTGTCTTCACTGACTGCCAAAGACGGAATACCTTCCCGTTTCAGCATAGTCTGGAAATCCTTCATTTGAACCAAGGGGCCTTTTCTGATGGTTACCAGTTCATCCTCTGGACTAATTACCATATTCCGGCTTACCTGTTTTCCTGAAAGATTTTGCTGAGCTTCTAGCAATTCTTTTCCGTTGACCAAGGGGATATTGCACTCTGCGCAGGTTATTATTCCTGCCCGGTATTCGTCCATGCAGTGAGGGCAATATTGCAACTCCGCTTCAATTTCTCGTTTCATGCCTTGCTCATTACCCTTTGTCTGACGTGAAGTGATTTGCTAAAACAGTCTGTTCTGTCATTAGCTCATGGGTAACGCCCTTGTCTTTACTCTGATGATTTCTCTCTAAAACGGTATTATTGCCACCAAGCCAAGCAAACAAAACCAAAAAGCTCACGCCAAGCACATACACTGCCAGCATCAGATATCCAGGATCAAGAGTGGGGTGCAATTCATTACTGTGCTGTTTTTCTTTCATCAATCTCTTCTCCTTTTATTACAGTTCAACCTTCTCCTCCTACGTTATTATTATGCCCTAAGAGCATGACGGTTTCCACTGTGGATTATGATCTGTTGCGAATGAATAATGACTAATTATGACGAGAAATGATTGCGGTTTAATGTCTTGTTTTTATATGGAGAAATATCTTTATATTTTCTCCGCTAAAACAATATAGCGTTGGCTGGCATCAGAATTCAAGGCCTGAAATGGGTAGCAGGTAATCAGAGCTAATTGAGCGCTCTCATCTTGTTGATTCAAACCTAAATTGAGCGATTCATGGTCTGGGTAAAGCAATTCCGGTAAGAAAAGCTCAATTTTTTAAAAATTGGTTCTCAGGGGAAAACAAAAACACCTCTGAATAAGGGTGTTGAAGAAAATGCAAAATAAACAAATCAATACAGTTGCTTAAAACATATAAAGCCTCTATAATGGTATAAAAGTCAACAAAAACAAATTGATACCAAAGAGAGGCGTTATGAAAGAGAAAGATATCAAACGAATCATCAGGAAGCAGCTGAAATCGAACCATCCGAATTGGCAGCGTCTCTCCAGAAAGCAAAAAAAGAAAATCACCAAAGAGATAACGGATGCAGCGGCAGCAGATTATCAGGAGTTTGATGAGGAACTGGACATACCGATTGAGGAGCTGATCGGCATTGAGCAACAACAGCCTGACAGTCGGATTATACCATTACAGGATATGGCTGATTTTGTAGATAATTTTTATACAAAAGCCGGATTGTTGAAATTTTCCCGCTCTCATAAATCATGGACTGAGATTCACAATGAGGAACTTCGATTCATTGACGAGTTGCTTGATAATCGCATCATCAATGCGTTATTAGCCAACGAAGGTTATTCACCGCAAATGCGGGACATCTTTCCATGCCAACTTTTTCGTGCCGAACTATTAAAAGCCATAAAATACCCTGAGATAAGCTACCGTAAATTTTGCAGCTCGGAATACATGGGGCAGGAACGTAAAGAGAATCGCAGATTTTTAGGGTTACCGCTCAACACCAAGGAAATTATTGATCATACTGAGCTTTGTCATTTCCGCAGAGATTTGAAATTCTCTCAACTTGTGAATATTCTGGTGTACATATTACATCATTTCTATGGCAGCGGTCTGTTGGAGAACAGTGTGCTGCATGGAGTTGATTCCACTGAAATAGCCAATGATAACCAGTACCCACTGTACAGCATCAAAGTCGGCGATAAAAAGGTACGGGTCTACAGTGATATAGATTGCGACTGCGGCGCTCGACGCAACAAGCGCGATAAGTCCCCGTATGTAGTAGGTTATCGTATGCATACGTTGACGGCAATCAACCCGTCGACAGGATTGAGTTATCCCCTTGTTTCTCTGCTCGGTCCGGCCAATCATCATGACAGCCTGTACTTAAAGCCGTTGGTTGAACTTGCGCAAGCAATTGGTATTGAAATGAAACTCATCAGCGCGGATCAGGCGTATCATGACAAAGAGGGGGATTTGTTGTCCGACACCGGAGTCCATCTCATCACGCCGGTGTCAGCCGATACACCCCTGCCGGAACATGTCGAGCCGGGGAGCCTCCATGTGAAATGTGATCAATTCTGTGAAATTCCAATGAATCGTATGGGCCTGACGGACGAAGGACATGAATATAAATGCGCAGCCGGTGCCGGTGAATGTTCACGCGCGGCAATTTGTCCCCGGTTTCGTCTAATTGCTTTTGATGACGCCCATTTTCAGAGGATGCCGGTTGATAGCGAAGCGGCACGACAGGCAATCGAGATGCGAAAAAAATTGCGAAAGACCTTTTAATCTCATGAAAAAACGAGAATGCCTGGAAGATGCGGTTGTTCGCAGTCAACATGCTCTGTGCGGCAGGATGACATTTACCATGATAACAACCTTGCTTATTGAAATGGCCGGATTTCGTAAAAAGAAACCAAAGAATGAAAGTCAACAACTTGAACTGTTCAGTAAGGCAGCATGATGTAATAGAAATAACAAATAGTTACACACAAAACGCTGCAAAGCTCCAAGGATATAACGCCCTGAAAATACCAAGAATCTTTATTGATTGTTTCAACTCAATAGATTAAATCCGGAAAACAGGTCGGAACAGTTCCTTCGGAGGTTTCAAAGCGAAAAAAAGCCATCATTACGGCTACTGGACAACCTTACTAACTCATAAAAATACTACTTTTCAACACCCTTGATAGGTCGTGTTTTTTTTCTTCTTCATGGTACTTCACCCGGAGGGTTGCAAATCAATTAAGCTGTAGTTCTTTACTTACATGAATAATAACATATGGTTGAAATATGGAAAAGGATTATTTTATATCAAGAATCGCTCAATTTAGGTCAAATAAAGCTCTGTCGCTAATCGTACTGTCGTTTCGTTCACTTTATAACGCCATTCTATACCTTGCCTATCCTCCAGAGTGAGGATGTCTCCCTGTTTGATCTTCTGGAGAAAACTGAAATGGGTATCCCGATGAGCAGCTAGGATGCAGGCTCCTGGCTGCCCAGGTTCTGCACTGGCCTCCAGCATTCCAGGGCCAAAGGCAAGGGCCTGTCCTGATTGTCCGGCAAGTACGATGAGATCCTGTTCGTATTGTTCTGCGCGCAATCGGGCCACGGGCCATGTATCAGCCCAGGGCCAGGGTTTTACCGCTTCTCCCTGAACCAAGGTTTGTTCCCAGGCCCGACATAGGAGTTCCTGGGCTAAAAGAGCCTTACCGTGTATCCATAACCCGTTTCCAATGCATATAAGTCCAATAAGTGCGGGGAAGAAAATAATTTTCCATGAGCAATTTATCTTCATTGTCTCCTCCATTGCATCCAGATAAGTAGAGCCGAAAGCGCCAGGGATAATAGGCCAACAAAAATGGACAGCGGTGCCGAGGTTGCGGTGTCCGCGCCTCCAGCAAAGACCTTTTCATGCACCCAATCGGCAGGTAGATTGGTTTTAACATTCTGATTCTCCAGTAGCTTTTCGGTATCTCCTGGGCGTGATATTTGCTCTTCTACTGCAATCAGGCTGGTATAGCGGCTGACAAGGTGATTGGCTAAAGCTAATGTTGTCACTGCCTGCTCAACCTGTTGTGAATCAGCCCCGGAGGCAAGACTGTCCATCAACATCCTGATTTTTTTTCTTGCCCAGAGCACGGCGATTCCCGTCCTTTCCTTCAGCCCCGTAGTGTCTATCGTTACCTGCCAAGGCCGTACTCCACCTTGTTGTCCACTGAGTAAGAGCTTGCCCAGATTGGACGACCCTTTCATGAGCACCGTTAACGGTTCACCCTGATAAAGATCGGGGAGAGGGGAAGGAAGAATTTCAAAATCATCTGCTCCGGTAAGATGCAGCTGAGTGAGAGCAGGTTGCTCAAGCATGGCAAACAGGGTTGTCATTTTTTCCTGTACTTCTTCCAACTTGCCAATAAAGGTATAGCTGCCTCTTCCCATTGCTGCTGCTCTGGTCATGAAATAACTATTCGGGGCAGAGCCTATGCCAACGGTGAAAAGACGGGAATCACCAAGCTGATTATTGATCAATGTAAACAATTCTTGCTCATTGCTCACAGAGCCATCTGTGAGGAAGACAATCTGGCGGATACGTTCATGTCGCTCCTTGCCATCCAGAGCCAACGTAAGAGCTTCTCGTATTTCAGTACCGCCCTGAGCCTTAAGCTCCTCAATAAAATCTATAGCCTGTGCTCTGTTTTTCTGGCTACCGCTTTTGCTCCTTCGGAATAAGGCCCTTGCATTACTGTTGAATTCTATAACATTGAACCGATCCTGCGGTCTCATCCGTTCTACTGCCATGAGT contains:
- a CDS encoding VOC family protein translates to MKFRGINHLALVTADMEATIRFWRDLMGMRLIHGFGEGDFRQYFFEIDEQSCLAFFEWDGAEPIAKKLHGQPISGPRVFDHIAFELDSQEEVWALKDKLEAAGFACSDMIDHDFIHSVYSFDPNGIPIEFCYEIKGREIRRKPVINDSSPPPAAQEGADPQPGIWPEVTQPTPEKAWAVKPGDSSGFFKK
- a CDS encoding class GN sortase codes for the protein MKINCSWKIIFFPALIGLICIGNGLWIHGKALLAQELLCRAWEQTLVQGEAVKPWPWADTWPVARLRAEQYEQDLIVLAGQSGQALAFGPGMLEASAEPGQPGACILAAHRDTHFSFLQKIKQGDILTLEDRQGIEWRYKVNETTVRLATELYLT